DNA from Brassica napus cultivar Da-Ae unplaced genomic scaffold, Da-Ae ScsIHWf_1107;HRSCAF=1572, whole genome shotgun sequence:
GGCTGAGTTGCATTGAACGTAATAGCTGAGTTACTAAAAACATTGCGTCTAAATTATGATTACAACACATGACTACGCAAAGAAATAGTGCCAAAATATGGCCATACCAAACCCACAAACCACCACTGGAaacatcaaacacttcatcttttCCGCTTTACCGAGTTCTTTCTCCAACCGACCAACGTCTACTCTCAGATCTGATATGCCTTTGGTCATGTCACTCATCACCGATTTCATATCTTCTACCTCTTCCACCAAGCACTCGTCCGCCCATTTGAATAAATGTCTCTGATTTCACCAACATGCCCAGCTCTTAGTATCACATTGACAGTataatgaataaaattaaaaatcaaaccttAATATATCCTTTGCGACAGCAATAGTACAGTCTTCCTGGATTAGCCCGTGATGCAGATGTACATAATTCAGCGGGTTCACCACACCAACACTGTTTCGGCGTTCCTCTTTCCACATGCCGGCGGTGAAAGTAAGTGTTACCAGACACAAATGATGAAGAAGACATTTTCTTTGAATGAAAGAGAAATTGGTGTGAAAGACAAAGTTAAAACAATAGTGGtagtaatataaaatcattttttttaaaattcaaataaagaggaataatttaaattaataaactattaAATGCCTCGATATTAGGTTTGAGCCGTATTTTTCCACACACGTGATGCACTTTAATTATGACGAATACTCAATCAAATCAAGAAATACGAAaggttctttattattttatcaaacacTTAAGTTGAATTCGTATTACGGCTGTGTTAGCGTCTATATTTTGGCTGAGTTAACGTAGACGTATTGACTGAgttacattaaaaataacaatacctCGATTATGTAAATAATCCGATACATGCGTGCCAGCCGTATAATAATGAGTCTCGATATTCTCAATGCAAACGAAATTTCTCATGCACATAATAATAAGAGAATAAAGGTCTCTAATAATAGTAGTCTCGATAATGTAATGACGGCCATAATATGAGTCTCGATATTCTCAATGACGATGGAATTTCTCGCACGTATAATAATAAGAGAATAAAGGACTCTAATACTGGTCTCGATTAAGTAATGGCGGCCATAATAATACATTGAAAATAGCGTTAACTATGgctttgtatttttacaatataaGGCTGAGTTATTAGTATCTTAATTCGTATTACGGCTGAGTTACTTAACTGAAACACTGACGTTTGACGCAAACAATTCCGGCTGAGTTAAACAACTTTATAAAACCTTAACGGCTGAGTTAAACAACTTTATAGAAACTAAACGGCTGAGTTAAACAACTTAATAGAAACTTAATGGCTGAGTTAAACAACTTTATAGAAACTTAACGGCTGAGTTAAACAACAAATCAATTTCTAAAACCAAAATTATCAGGACCAAATTCTTCAAACATGTGGACAAGATCACGCCAAACTCTAGTTAGCATCCACGCAGGCTTCTCACCCCCATGTGCCCACCTCCTCTTCAAGAGGCGCATCTGACAACGAAACACCGTTCTGGCCACCAGATTAAAATTTGTCCAAACTTGAAAATTATATCTTCGTGCCCACGTGCGTttgcgctacaacaaaaaaccAATTTCCAAATGTAAGTGCTGTTATTATGTCTAATATCAAAAACAATTCAAAGATGTTGTCCTTACAGCGAGTTGAAGAAACCAGCGTTCCTTAAAATGATCGGGAATGGCGCGCCATGTCGGCCAATCATGAACCCATCCTTCTGCTAAAATCGACGGGATGGCCAGGGAGAGATCgcttagaaatttaaaccagaTTACGCTGTCAAGCAAGACACCCGGGCCAGGGTATAGAACGGGAAGGTTTTCACGATTTTCAGAGTTTAGTATCTCATTGACTCTGTTCTCTAACCTTTCTGAATAACCAGGAACAATCATAACTTTGTAAGGCGATATAGAGATATTGTTTAGGTTTTCTAGTGAGATAAGGCGAGAAGGTGCAAGAGAAGGGGGCTATATATAGGGAAGTATAGAACATTAAGGTCGCgagaaaaatatctaaaattttcgCGCCATATGTAAATATTAACTTACACTAACAGGCTGAGTTATTAAGACCTTTACGGCTGATTTGTTGTTTGccgtttagggtatagggttagttatttagggtttgggttccgAATAAGATTGTTTAGGGTTATGATTTATGATGTACGAACCACAAGATATGATAAATATCACAAATTCATAATAAATAACACAATAACAGTTTACGTGTTTTGAATCATGCTCACACTCATCATATCACTGGCTAGAGTTTTAGGTACTCGTAAGAGACAACAATACCTCAAGATTATAATCGATTCCAAACTCGTATAGTCAACAAAGATCATGCTCACACattgattattattaattattttgataattggactttatatataacattcgaatgaaaaattattaattattttgattctagggtatgtttgaggtatgaCTGAGTTATCATGAGTACTGGCTGAGTATTACTAATCGATACGACTGAGTTATTACAGCCAGTTATCCTCCAGTCAAATAGTTAAACATAACAACAAACACAGGTTACACAAACAACCAGTTTCATTATGAAACCTGTTCATTCCGTCCAACATTTCCTCCTTCCTCGAGGATATCTGCTGCCATCTTCACCCGTAACCCTGAATATTACTATCGTTTATGCCATCAAAAGTTATCACACAAGCGCTAGACACTCCACAAACTTCAACGAATAACCCCACAATCACCTGACATGTTGTTTTGTGGAATGTATCTTTTGCTCCTCCGTCTGAATGCGAACCTCTTCCTAGAATGGCTTTCGGAGATCGGCAGGAATAAGCTTCATTCAACATCCAGGGAGCATCTCCAGTAGAGGTCT
Protein-coding regions in this window:
- the LOC125595976 gene encoding uncharacterized protein At4g04775-like is translated as MSSSSFVSGNTYFHRRHVERGTPKQCWCGEPAELCTSASRANPGRLYYCCRKGYIKRHLFKWADECLVEEVEDMKSVMSDMTKGISDLRVDVGRLEKELGKAEKMKCLMFPVVVCGFGMAIFWHYFFA